DNA from Aquaspirillum sp. LM1:
CGACAAGCTGACCGGGCTGTCCAACCGCCACAGCCTGCAGGAGCGCCTGGGCCAGGCGCTGGCCAGCGCCCAGTACGCCGACACCCGGCTGGCGGTGATGTTCATCGACCTGGACCGCTTCAAGATCATCAACGACACGCTGGGCCACCATATTGGCGACCAACTGCTGGTGGAAGTGGCCGCCCGCCTGCACCGCAGCGTGCACGCCAGCGATATTGTTGCCCGGCTGGGCGGCGATGAATTTGTGGTGGTGCTCACCAGCGACACAGCCGCCCACGACGCGCTGCCGATTGGCTGCCAAATTCTCAGCACCCTGGCCTGCCCGTATGACATCGAAGGCAATACCCTGCACTCCACCCCGAGCATCGGCATCAGCCTGTACCCGGAAGACGGCGACAGCGTGGAAGCGCTAATGAAAACCGCCGACACTGCGATGTACCACGCCAAGGCGCAGGGGCGGAACAATATCCAGTTTTTTACCGCCGACATGAACGCCGCCGCCGCCGAGCGCATGGAGCTGGAGCGCGACCTGCACCACGCGCTGGCCGAACAGCAACTGCAAGTGCATTACCAGCTGCAGGTGCATGCCAACTCCGGCCAGGCATGCGGCGTGGAAGCGCTGGTGCGCTGGCCGCACCCAACGCGCGGCATGGTGCCACCGCTGAAATTCATCCCGATTGCCGAAGAATCCGGCCTGATCGAACCACTGGGTGCCTGGGTGCTGGAACAGGCCTGCCAGCAGGTGGCGTACTGGCAGGCGCAGGGCATTGACGGCGTGCGCATGGCGGTGAATTTGTCCGCCCATCAGCTGCGCTCGGCCAGCCTGGTGGACACGGTCAGCCAGGCCATCCAGCGTCACGGCATTCAGGCGGGCGATCTGGAGCTGGAAATCACCGAATCGGTGGTGATGAAAGACCCGGAAGTGGCCATTCAAAAACTGCAGGCGCTGCGCAATCTGGGGGTATCGCTGGCCATCGACGACTTTGGCACCGGTTATTCCTCACTGGCCTACCTCAAGCTGCTGCCGGTGGACCTGCTGAAAATCGACCGCTCTTTTGTCAAAGACATCGAAACCGACAAGAACGACGCCGCCATCTGCGCGTCGATTCTGGCGCTGGCGCACAGCCTGGGGCTGAAAGTGGTGGCAGAAGGGGTAGAAACCGTCGCCCAGCGCGATTTCTTGCACGCGCATCACTGCGACTATCTGCAAGGCTATCTGTTTGCCAAACCAGAGCCGGGCGCGCAATGCCTGGCGCGGCTAAGCCGGATGCAGCCCGCCGCGCAAGCGTAAACCCGGCGCAGGGAGGGCGGCTAGCGGTGGCACACCCCGCGCACATGCCCGTCCGCTGCCGGTAGCGGGGCCTCCAGGGTGTGAGTCAGCTCGTGCAAAATGCCGCACTGCGCCGCCGCCCCGGTGCTGGCACAGCGCTGACGCAAGCTCAGCAAGGCCTGCTCCAGCGCCTGCAAGGCGTGCAAGCGAGCTTGCACATGGCCCAGATGCGCATCCAGCAAGGCGTTCACCGTGCTGCAATCTGCCTGCGGCTGGTCATGCACGGCCAGCAGCGCGCGGATTTCCTCCAGGCTCATGTCCAGCGTGCGGCAATGACGAATCAGCCGCAGCCGCTCGACATGGCTGTCGGCGTAGTCGCGGAAATTGCCTGCCGAACGCGCCGGCGGCGGCAACAGACCCTGTTTTTCGTAGTAGCGGATGGTGTCCACCGCACACCCGGCTTGCCGGGCCAGTTCACCGATTTGCATGCTGTGCCGTCCTGTTGAATTCAATCAAAGCGTGAGGCGGGCTTGCCTGCCTTCTGCATCATGCTGCCGGCGCACGCGGTGGCAACGGCTGGATTCCCGCCTGCGCGGGCACGACGGCGTGAACGTGCAAGCTGCTGCGGCATGGGCAACAGTGCCATGTTGCGTGTTGGCGCATGCAGCAAGAATGGTCGCCGCCACCTGCCGTTATTCCCCCACCTCGGCCAGAAACCCGCCGCTCTGGTGCGCCCATAGCCGGGCGTACAGGCCACCTTGCGCCAGCAGGCTGGCGTGGTCGCCCTGTTCGACAATCCGGCCCTGATCCAGCACAATCAGCCGGTCCATGGCGGCGATGGTAGACAGGCGGTGGGCAATCGCCACCACGGTTTTGCCTTCCATCAGCGTGTACAGGCTGCTCTGGATAGCAGCTTCCACTTCAGAATCCAGCGCGCTAGTGGCTTCGTCCAGCAGCAGAATCGGGGCGTTTTTCAGCATCACCCGGGCAATGGCAATCCGCTGGCGCTGGCCGCCCGACAGCTTCACCCCACGCTCGCCCACATGGGCATCATAGCCGTGGCGGCCTGCCGGGTCGCTCAGACCCAGAATGAACTCATGCGCTTCGGCACGGCGGGCGGCAGCCATCATCTCGGCCTCGCTGGCGTCGGGCCGGCCATAGCACAGGTTGTCGCGCACCGAGCGATGCAGCAGCGAGGTGTCCTGGGTGACCATGCCCACCTGTGCGCGCAGGCTGTCCTGGGTCACCTCGGCAATATTCTGGCCATCGATCAGAATCCGCCCGCTGGCCACGTCGTCAAAGCGCAGCAGCAGGTTCACCAGGGTAGACTTGCCCGCGCCGCTACGCCCGACCAGGCCAATTTTCTCGCCGGGGCGAATGGTCAGCTCAAGCTGGTCGATCACGGTTTTTTCCCCGCCGTAGCTGAAGCTCACCTGCTCAAAGCGGATTTCACCCTGGCGCACCTGCAGCTCGCCGGCCTCGGCGCGGTCGGTCACCGCTACCGGGCGGGCCAGGGTGGCGATGCCGTCCTGCACCGTGCCGATATGCTCAAACAGATTGGACATTTCCCACATCACCCAGTGCGACACGCCATTGAGCCGCAGCGCCATCGCGGTGGCCGCTGCCACCGCGCCAATGCTCACCTGCCCCTGGCTCCACAGCCACAGCGTGGCCCCGGCGGTGCAGGCAATCAGGCCCATGCTCAGGCTGTGGTTGACGATTTCAAACGCACTGGCCAGACGCATTTGCCGGTAAACAGTGACAATAAACTCCTGCATCGCGCTTCTGGCAAACCCCGCCTCGCGCTCGCGCTGGGAGAACAGCTTGACGGTGACAATATTGGTGTAGGCATCGGTAATCCGCCCGGCCATCAGGCTACGCGCGTCGGCCTGGGCGCTGGCAGCACGGCCCAGACGCGGAATGAAAAACTTCAGCGCCAGCGCGTAAGCCAGCAGCCAGCCGATAAACGGTGCCACCAGCGCCAGATCAAAGCTGCCCACCACCGCCACCATGGTGATGAAGTAAATGGTGATGAACACCATGATGTCGGCAACAATCATCACCGTATCGCGCACCGCCAGCGCGGTTTGCATCACCTTGGCCGACACCCGACCAGCAAATTCGTCCTGATAAAACTGCATGCTCTGGCTGAGCAGGTGGCGATGGAAATTCCAGCGCAGGCGCATGGGAAAATTGCCCAGCAGGCCCTGAAACTTGCACAGCGACTGCAACCACACCAGCAGCGGGCTGGCCAGCAAAATGCCCGCCAGCAGCAATAAATGGCTTTTTTCCTGCTGCCACAGCTGGTCGGGCGGCACCTGGCTTAACCAGTCCACAATCGAACCGAGCATGGAAAACAGCAGCGCTTCAAACGCGCCAATGGTGGCGGTCAGCGCGGTCATCGCCACAATCAGCCCGCGCATGCCAGCGGACGCCGCCCAAATGAATCGAAAAAACCCTGTTGGGGGTTGCGGGGGCGGGCCATCCGGATAGGGATTGATCCGCCGTTCAAACCAGGCAAACATGAAACTTCCTTGTTGATGCAGTGGGGGGCGCGGCAGACAAGCCGGCAACTGCCGACGGTAACTCGAAGCGGCGCATATCACAATGGGACAGTGACAATCAGGCCATGTTGCACGCAAGGCTCGCCCGGCCACGGCAGCCCACCCATCCACCACGCTACCATGCCGTCATGGCACACCTCCACGACAGCGGTTACAAATACCTGTTTTCCCACGCCGAACTGGTGCAGGAACGGCTGGAAGCCTTTGCCCCGCCGGGGGTGTCAGCGTTGCTGGATTACAGCACGCTCCGCCTGGAAAACGGCAACTACGTCACCCCGGCGATCATGAATGCCCCACAACAGCGGGAAGCCACACAAACGCGGCACCGTGGCGGCTGATGGGCCGTCAGGCATGGCATGGATGCAATTGCCTTGATTCCCTCTCGACCCCCGACCCCACACGTTTTAGACTGCACACTTTCCCTGATCGACAGTAAACCGCCATGGCCTCCAAGACTCCTGCCCTGCTCTGCGTACTTGCCGCCGCCACCCTGATGGCCGGGTGCGCCAGCACTTCCGACGTGGACGACGTGCGCCGTCAGCTGACCGAACGCGACCGCATGGCGCAACAACGGCTGGCCCAGATCGAATCCAAGATCAGCAACGAAAAGCTGCTGGAAATGGTCACCCAGGTTGAGCAGCTCAACGCCGAAGTGGCGCGCCTGCGCGGCGACCTTGACGTGGTCAACTACAACCAGCAGACCATGCAAAAGCGCCAGAACGACCTATACAGCGACCTCGACCTGCGCCTGGTCAAGCTGGAAGGCAGCGCGCCACAAACCAAGGCGGCAGCCCCGGCCAGCAGTGAAGCCGACCCCAGCAAAATCGCCGCCAAGACAGCCGACGTCAAGCCAGTGGACGAAGCCACCCAGGAATACGACCGCGCGCTGACCCTGCTGCGCAACCGCGACTTTGCCAAGGCGATCACCGCGCTGAAAGGCTTTGCCGACAAATACCCGGACGCCCGCCAGCAGGCCGACGCCCACTACTGGTTGGGCATGGCCTACGCCGCCGAACGCCAGTGCAAGCCGGCCATCAGCGTACACACCGAATTTGTCAGCAAATACGCCAGCCACGCCAAGGCCCCGGATGCGCTGCGCAATATCGGCAACTGCCAGCGCGACCTGGGCGACATGGCCGCCGCCCGCACCACCTGGGCCAAGCTGATCAAGCAGTTCCCCACCAGCGACGCCGCTGGCAAGGCCAAGCAGCAGATGGCGGCGCTGAAGGAAGGCTGATGCAGCTGACGGTAGAACAGTTATTGCGCACCGCCAGCACGCTGGAACACGCGCTGCTGGCGCGCACCCTGCAGCAGGTATTCGATGCCAGCGCATGAGCTATCCACCCTGGAGCTGGCCCCACGCCACCTGCAGCTGGTGCAGGCGCTGCTGCGCCAGCACACCCCCGGTGCCGAAGTCTGGGCATATGGCAGCCGGGTGACCGGCGGCGCACAGGCATGCAGCGATCTGGACCTGGTGCTGCGCCAGCCGGGCGCACTTGACCAGACGGTGCCTGGCTGGGCATCACTGGTCGGCGCCTTGCAAGACAGCCTGCTGCCCATCAGCGTGGATGTGCACCAGTGGTCGCAGCTGCCCCCGGCTTTCCAGCGCAATATTGAAGCTGGCTATGTGGTGCTCCAGCCCTGAGCGCCGCGCAATTTCATTCAATACACCCGCTTGCCCCACCGCCTACACTGCCGGCTTGTTTCCTGCATTGAGGTGTGTGATGTCCACTCCCTGGCTGATGTCCATCGTGCTGTTTGCCCTGGCGGGCGCCATTTCGCCGGGGCCGGTCAACCTGCTGGCCACGGCGGTGGGGTCGCAGGCGGGGTTTGTCCGGGCGCTACCGCATGTCAGCGGGGCCAGCCTCAGCTATGTGCTGATTGTCTGGCTGTCCGGCGTTGGCCTGCAGCAACTGTGGCACACCTGGCCGGCGCTGGGGGCGATGCTGCCGTATGCCGGGGCGGGCTATGTGCTGTATCTGAGCGGCAAGATTGCCCTGGCCTCACCCAGTTCACCCCAGGATGCCAGCGCGCCGTGCCTGCCTGGCTTCTGGCAGGGCGTGTGCTGCCAGACGCTCAACCCGAAAGCGTGGTGGGTGGCGATGTCCGGGGTGAGTGTGCTGGTGGGCAGCGGGCCGGACAGCGCCGGGCGGCTGGCGGTGTTTTGCGCCATTTCCGGCGTGATATGCTGGGGATCGGTGGCCTGCTGGGCGGCGCTGGGCCAGTTGATCCGCCCCTGGCTGGCGCAGGCCGGCCATCAGCGCTGGTTCAATCGGGGCATGGCGCTGGCCTTGCTAGGGTCGATGGTGCCCATGCTGCTGCCGGCCTCGCAGTAAGCGGCAGCACCCTGCGCCCGATTGATCTCGCCCCACAGAGGAACCACCCGCACATGCACGATCCGACCCTCAGCTTGCAACGTAGCGCCGTGTTGCCCTGGGTGGAAATGCGCCAGGCCAGCCGCTCGTCGGCGTGTTACCACCTGCACAGTCATGATGAGTTTTCTTTTGGCGTGATTGACGCCGGCACGGCGCGCTACCTGAACCATGGCGGCCAGCATGCCATCGGGCCGGGCATGACCGTGCTGATCAACCCCGGCGTGGCCCATGCCTGCAATCCGGCGGCTGGGCAATGGTCGTATCGCATGCTGTTTGTCGATACCGCCTGGGTGGGCCAGTTACAGGACGAACTGCCCGGCCTGCCGCGCCAGGACTACACCCCATTTGCCCGCCCACACCGCGCCGATCCGGCAGCGGCGCAGGCGTTCAGCGCGCTGTTTGCCGGCCTGCAGCACGCCGGTTCAGCGCTGGCGCTGGAAGCCGGATTGATTGATTTTCTGGCCCGTTATGGCTTTAACCTGCCCGCCGACCCCGATCACACCCGCCCCGACGCCAGCCCGCCGGTGCAGCGGGCGCGAGACTGCATCATGGACCAACTGGCCGAACCGCTGTCGCTGGGCGAACTGGCCAGCAGCAGCGGGCTGAGCCGCTACCAGCTGATTCGCCACTTCAAGCACCGCTACGGCCAGACCCCGCACGCCTACCAGATTGACCAGCGCATCAACCGCGCCAAGCAGCTGCTCAAGCGCGGCGAACGGATTGCCGACGTGGCGCTGCAGCTGGGCTTTGCCGACCAGAGCCATTTCCAGCGCCAGTTCAAGCAGCGGCTGGCCACCACGCCGCGCCATTACCAGCAGTGTTTGCAGAGGGTATCGGGGGAAACGCGCTTACGCTGCCCGCAGCCAGCCCATCAGCCCGCGCCGGCGCGGTAACAGCGCCACTCCAGCCGACGCCACCAGTTCTTCGATCAGCACCGGGTTGGCACGCGGCTGCCTGGCCTGCGCCGGCTCACGCCGGCCAGTGGGCATCAACCGGCGCAGGCCGTTCTCCACCTGCAAACGGTATTCTCCGGCACAAGACGGGCACAGCACGGTGTCGCCATCCCCCTGGTGTCGCAACAGCGGAATGATTGGCCCGCAGCCTGGGCAGGTTTGCAGCGGCAGGCCGGGCTCACTGTGGCCGACAATATGCGCCAGCTGTCCTTCCCGCCCCAGCGCAATAAACAGCAAGCCCAGCTCACGATCAAACTGGCTGCCCAGATGCTCCTCGATGATATGCAGCGCACGGGCAATCGGCATGCCGGCCCGGTAGGGTCGCGAGCTGGTCATGGCGTCAAATGCATCGGCAATGCCCACGATGCGCGCCACCAGCGGAATGGCGTCGGCCTTGCGGCCTTGTGGATAACCCCGCCCATCCGGCGTTTCGTGATGCAAGAGCACGGCATCCATCGCCAATTCAGCCAGCGGATGACCGGCCAGCAGATCGGCCCCCACCTGGGGATGGGTCTTGATGATGTCGTATTCTTCGTCAGTCAGCCGGTCGGGTTTGTTCAGCACCGCATCCGGTACGCCAATCTTGCCCAGATCGTGCAGGAAACCGCCCAGGGCAATGCGTTCCACCTCCAGCACAGACAGGCCGCTGGCCTGGGCCAGCAGGCGGGAAAATTGCGCCACCCGCCACAAATGCCCGCCGGTGTAAGCGTCACGCGCCTCCACCATCATGGCCATGGTGTACAGGGTTTTGAGTAGGTCGTGCGGGGAAGGGGCGGACATGGCGGGTCTCCGGTAAGGTGGCGGCGCAACGCCGGCCAGATAGACTATCGGGCCGGGTACCTGGATGAGTCGTGCGGGCAAGACAAACCTGACAGCCGCCGATGAAAAAACCCTGAATGCATTGATCGGCATTCAGGGTTCGGGGGCAGAGTCCTCTGCAAAAGCGGCGCGTTCCGCCAAGCAGGCAGCAGTTGCGCTTACAAACTCTTGTCCATCATCCAGTACGGATAATTGCCCAGCATCGAGCGGTTAAAGCCGGCTTTTTTGTACAGCGCCAGCCCTGGTTCGTTGTCCGGGCGCACTTCCAGGGTCATCTTGCAGCAGCCCATTTCCCGGCCACGCACCGCCACCGCGTCAATCAGCCGGTGGCCAATGCCCTGGCCGCGATGGCTGGGCAATACCGCCAGATCGTGGATATTGATCAGCGGGCGGGCCTGAAAGCTGGAAAAACCGATGAAACACAGCGCCAGCCCCACCGCTTCTTCGCCCTGAAATGCCAGAAAAATCAGCTTGGACGGGTGGGCAATCAGCGCCGGAATCAGCCGTTCGCGCACGTCGGGGGTGAGGCTTTTGCCGCCGCCGATGATGTCGCTGGCGTAGCTGTCCACCAGTTTTACCACTTCGGCAGCGTCATGGGCGTCGTCCAGACGGGCTTCTCGGATCAGCAGGGAAGAATTGGGCATGGTCAGCGGGGTTCCAGCAGATTAAGTTCATTGGCCACCATTTGCGCAAAGCTGTCGCGTTCGCGGATCAGGCGTGGCTGGCCGTTTTCCACCAGCACTTCGGCAGCGCGCGGGCGGGTGTTGTAGTTGGAGCTCATGGTGGAGCCATACGCGCCAGCGGACATCACGGCCAGCAGCGCGCCTTCCTCTACCGCCAGTTGGCGGTCTTTACCCAAAAAGTCGCTGGATTCGCACACCGGGCCGACCACGTCCACCAGATGCGCCGGGCCATCGGTCTGGCTCACCGGCACGATATCGTGCCAGGCGTCGTACAGCGACGGGCGCATCAGGTCGTTCATCGCCGCATCGACAATGGCAAAGTGCTTGGTTTCACCCAGCTTGAGGTATTCCACCCGGGTCAGCAGCACGCCGGCGTTGCCCACCAGCGAGCGGCCCGGCTCCATCAGCACTTTCAGGTTGCGGCCCGCCAGCTTATCGCGCACCGCCTGGGCGTAGCGGTTCAGGTCGGGCGGGGTTTCGTCGCGGTAGCGAATGCCCACGCCGCCGCCGATGTCCAGGTGGTGCAGGGTGATGCCGTCCTCGGCCAGTTGGTCCACCAGCAGCAATAAGCGGTCCAGGGCGTCCAGCAGCGGGCTGAGGTCGGTCAGCTGCGAGCCGATGTGGCAGTCGATGCCCACCACGTCCAGATGCGGCAGCGCGGCGGCGCGGCGGTACACCTCGCGGGCGCTGGCGTAGGCAATGCCAAACTTGTTGTCTTTCAGGCCGGTGGAAATATACGGGTGGGTTTTGGCGTCCACATCCGGGTTGACGCGCAGGCTGACCGGCGCGCGCCGGCCCAAGCTGCCAGCCACCTGG
Protein-coding regions in this window:
- a CDS encoding LysE family translocator, whose amino-acid sequence is MSTPWLMSIVLFALAGAISPGPVNLLATAVGSQAGFVRALPHVSGASLSYVLIVWLSGVGLQQLWHTWPALGAMLPYAGAGYVLYLSGKIALASPSSPQDASAPCLPGFWQGVCCQTLNPKAWWVAMSGVSVLVGSGPDSAGRLAVFCAISGVICWGSVACWAALGQLIRPWLAQAGHQRWFNRGMALALLGSMVPMLLPASQ
- a CDS encoding ABC transporter ATP-binding protein; the encoded protein is MFAWFERRINPYPDGPPPQPPTGFFRFIWAASAGMRGLIVAMTALTATIGAFEALLFSMLGSIVDWLSQVPPDQLWQQEKSHLLLLAGILLASPLLVWLQSLCKFQGLLGNFPMRLRWNFHRHLLSQSMQFYQDEFAGRVSAKVMQTALAVRDTVMIVADIMVFITIYFITMVAVVGSFDLALVAPFIGWLLAYALALKFFIPRLGRAASAQADARSLMAGRITDAYTNIVTVKLFSQREREAGFARSAMQEFIVTVYRQMRLASAFEIVNHSLSMGLIACTAGATLWLWSQGQVSIGAVAAATAMALRLNGVSHWVMWEMSNLFEHIGTVQDGIATLARPVAVTDRAEAGELQVRQGEIRFEQVSFSYGGEKTVIDQLELTIRPGEKIGLVGRSGAGKSTLVNLLLRFDDVASGRILIDGQNIAEVTQDSLRAQVGMVTQDTSLLHRSVRDNLCYGRPDASEAEMMAAARRAEAHEFILGLSDPAGRHGYDAHVGERGVKLSGGQRQRIAIARVMLKNAPILLLDEATSALDSEVEAAIQSSLYTLMEGKTVVAIAHRLSTIAAMDRLIVLDQGRIVEQGDHASLLAQGGLYARLWAHQSGGFLAEVGE
- the ybgF gene encoding tol-pal system protein YbgF, whose protein sequence is MASKTPALLCVLAAATLMAGCASTSDVDDVRRQLTERDRMAQQRLAQIESKISNEKLLEMVTQVEQLNAEVARLRGDLDVVNYNQQTMQKRQNDLYSDLDLRLVKLEGSAPQTKAAAPASSEADPSKIAAKTADVKPVDEATQEYDRALTLLRNRDFAKAITALKGFADKYPDARQQADAHYWLGMAYAAERQCKPAISVHTEFVSKYASHAKAPDALRNIGNCQRDLGDMAAARTTWAKLIKQFPTSDAAGKAKQQMAALKEG
- a CDS encoding nucleotidyltransferase family protein, which codes for MPAHELSTLELAPRHLQLVQALLRQHTPGAEVWAYGSRVTGGAQACSDLDLVLRQPGALDQTVPGWASLVGALQDSLLPISVDVHQWSQLPPAFQRNIEAGYVVLQP
- a CDS encoding GNAT family N-acetyltransferase, with product MPNSSLLIREARLDDAHDAAEVVKLVDSYASDIIGGGKSLTPDVRERLIPALIAHPSKLIFLAFQGEEAVGLALCFIGFSSFQARPLINIHDLAVLPSHRGQGIGHRLIDAVAVRGREMGCCKMTLEVRPDNEPGLALYKKAGFNRSMLGNYPYWMMDKSL
- a CDS encoding Rpn family recombination-promoting nuclease/putative transposase codes for the protein MAHLHDSGYKYLFSHAELVQERLEAFAPPGVSALLDYSTLRLENGNYVTPAIMNAPQQREATQTRHRGG
- the lysA gene encoding diaminopimelate decarboxylase — its product is MSHFDYQDRTLCVDTVALTQIADTFGTPSFVYSADALTESFAHYATAFAGQDHLVCFALKANSNLSIIRHFARLGAGFDIVSGGELQRVLAAGGDAARVVFSGVGKTAAEMRLALEAGVLCFNVESVNELERLNQVAGSLGRRAPVSLRVNPDVDAKTHPYISTGLKDNKFGIAYASAREVYRRAAALPHLDVVGIDCHIGSQLTDLSPLLDALDRLLLLVDQLAEDGITLHHLDIGGGVGIRYRDETPPDLNRYAQAVRDKLAGRNLKVLMEPGRSLVGNAGVLLTRVEYLKLGETKHFAIVDAAMNDLMRPSLYDAWHDIVPVSQTDGPAHLVDVVGPVCESSDFLGKDRQLAVEEGALLAVMSAGAYGSTMSSNYNTRPRAAEVLVENGQPRLIRERDSFAQMVANELNLLEPR
- a CDS encoding AraC family transcriptional regulator; its protein translation is MHDPTLSLQRSAVLPWVEMRQASRSSACYHLHSHDEFSFGVIDAGTARYLNHGGQHAIGPGMTVLINPGVAHACNPAAGQWSYRMLFVDTAWVGQLQDELPGLPRQDYTPFARPHRADPAAAQAFSALFAGLQHAGSALALEAGLIDFLARYGFNLPADPDHTRPDASPPVQRARDCIMDQLAEPLSLGELASSSGLSRYQLIRHFKHRYGQTPHAYQIDQRINRAKQLLKRGERIADVALQLGFADQSHFQRQFKQRLATTPRHYQQCLQRVSGETRLRCPQPAHQPAPAR
- the cadR gene encoding Cd(II)/Pb(II)-responsive transcriptional regulator, which produces MQIGELARQAGCAVDTIRYYEKQGLLPPPARSAGNFRDYADSHVERLRLIRHCRTLDMSLEEIRALLAVHDQPQADCSTVNALLDAHLGHVQARLHALQALEQALLSLRQRCASTGAAAQCGILHELTHTLEAPLPAADGHVRGVCHR
- a CDS encoding HD-GYP domain-containing protein; amino-acid sequence: MSAPSPHDLLKTLYTMAMMVEARDAYTGGHLWRVAQFSRLLAQASGLSVLEVERIALGGFLHDLGKIGVPDAVLNKPDRLTDEEYDIIKTHPQVGADLLAGHPLAELAMDAVLLHHETPDGRGYPQGRKADAIPLVARIVGIADAFDAMTSSRPYRAGMPIARALHIIEEHLGSQFDRELGLLFIALGREGQLAHIVGHSEPGLPLQTCPGCGPIIPLLRHQGDGDTVLCPSCAGEYRLQVENGLRRLMPTGRREPAQARQPRANPVLIEELVASAGVALLPRRRGLMGWLRAA